DNA from Kitasatospora acidiphila:
CGGGGGAGTCGAACGAAGAGCTCACGGCGTTCCAGTCCTCTACGGGTACCAGACGGTCCGTCCCATCCTACGGCCCGGCCGTGAGTGGGCTCAGCGGCCGCCCGCCTTGAGCAGTCCGGCCTCGTAGGCGAGCACCACGGCCTGCACCCGGTCGCGCAGCCCCAGCTTGGCCAGGATCCGGCCGACATGGGTCTTCACGGTGGCCTCGGAGAGCGTCAGCCCGGCCGCGATCTCGCCGTTCGACCGGCCCTGGGCGACCAGCAGGAACACCTCCCGCTCGCGGTCGGTGAGCGGAGCCAGGGCGGTCGGCCCGGTCGGCGGCTGCGTGACGGGCAGCACCTCGGCGAACCGGTTGATCATCCGCCGGGTGGTGCTGGGGGCCACCACCGCGTCGCCCGCGTGCACCGCGCGGATCGCGCTGACCAGCTCCGGCGGCGGCACGTCCTTGAGCAGGAAGCCGCTGGCACCCGCCTTGAGCGCGGTGAAGGCGTACTCGTCGAGGTCGAAGGTCGTCAGGATGAGCACCTTCGGGGCGCCCGGCCGCGGCAGTCCGCCGTCGTCCAGGCAGATCCGGCGGGTCGCCTGCACGCCGTCCAGCCGGGGCATCCGGATGTCCATCAGGACGACGTCGACGGCTCTCCCGCCGGCCCCGGCGAGCACCTCCAGG
Protein-coding regions in this window:
- a CDS encoding response regulator — its product is MTIRVMLVDDQELLRTGFRMVLQSQPDIEITAEAGDGAAALEVLAGAGGRAVDVVLMDIRMPRLDGVQATRRICLDDGGLPRPGAPKVLILTTFDLDEYAFTALKAGASGFLLKDVPPPELVSAIRAVHAGDAVVAPSTTRRMINRFAEVLPVTQPPTGPTALAPLTDREREVFLLVAQGRSNGEIAAGLTLSEATVKTHVGRILAKLGLRDRVQAVVLAYEAGLLKAGGR